The following are from one region of the Nitrospirota bacterium genome:
- a CDS encoding thioredoxin domain-containing protein, whose amino-acid sequence MTEHPFTNALINETSPYLLQHSHNPVDWNGWNEETLARSRNENKPILLSIGYSACHWCHVMEKESFEDLNIAEMMNHYFVCIKVDREERPDLDQIYQNAVQFFLKRGGGWPLTMFLTPDQVPFYGGTYFPPEDRYQIPGFPRVLEAVAKAFRENQGEVSRNASQVLSALAKMSSVNQDSAEISPTIIAETVDRLSPFYNPTYGGFGRAPKFPNSPIQELHLRQYRNQGDEDCLNRVLFTLSKMGAGGLYDQLGGGFHRYSVDEKWLVPHFEKMLYDNAQLVPLYLHGFQISKNPSFKRIAVETLDYVLREMTSTEGGFFSTQDADSEGIEGHFFIWSFDEVKTLLSPEESKVFCRYYDITLQGNFEKKNILNIPQEMALVAHEASRPVEDVEIIIQDCKLRLFKKREERIKPFRDEKILTGWNGLMISAFIKGYRVTEDRRYLSASEKALEFIFTRLHQNESLFSCYKDSRAKFDGYLDDYAFVTAALLDLYEISFDPALLKRTERLVDKLLAEFWDQENGGFFFTGIRHERLIDRTKSGHDHSIPSGNSVSARNLIRLFYLTGNRNYLDCADRLFKIYGGQMKENPFGFGSLLSALDDLNHSSQIVLVGETREELKPWIFRLNQIYLPNTLVCPVIEKEESHLPIDIARGKKTVGGRVTAYFCRNFTCSTPISNWEEFETMLFNKRAQKDKQ is encoded by the coding sequence ATGACTGAACATCCGTTTACAAATGCGCTAATTAATGAAACAAGCCCTTACCTGCTTCAACATTCCCACAACCCGGTTGATTGGAACGGGTGGAATGAGGAGACTCTTGCTAGATCGAGAAATGAAAATAAACCGATATTGCTCAGTATCGGTTACTCTGCCTGCCATTGGTGCCACGTCATGGAAAAGGAATCCTTTGAGGACCTTAATATTGCTGAAATGATGAATCACTATTTTGTCTGTATTAAAGTGGATCGGGAGGAACGCCCGGACCTGGACCAGATTTATCAAAATGCCGTCCAGTTTTTTCTTAAAAGAGGGGGAGGATGGCCTCTCACCATGTTTTTAACTCCGGACCAGGTACCGTTTTACGGAGGAACCTATTTCCCCCCTGAAGATCGTTACCAGATTCCCGGATTTCCGCGGGTTCTCGAGGCCGTGGCCAAGGCATTCCGCGAAAATCAGGGCGAAGTCTCCAGGAACGCGAGTCAGGTTCTCTCGGCCCTGGCCAAAATGTCCAGCGTGAATCAGGATTCGGCTGAAATTTCTCCGACGATTATTGCCGAAACGGTAGATCGTTTGTCACCATTTTATAATCCGACCTACGGGGGATTCGGAAGAGCACCCAAATTTCCGAACTCGCCCATTCAGGAGCTCCATCTTCGCCAATACCGAAATCAGGGAGACGAAGATTGTCTCAATCGCGTTTTATTCACTCTTTCTAAAATGGGTGCCGGAGGACTGTATGATCAACTGGGAGGTGGATTCCACCGATATTCGGTTGACGAAAAATGGCTCGTTCCCCATTTTGAAAAAATGCTCTACGATAACGCTCAGCTTGTCCCTTTGTATCTTCATGGTTTTCAGATCTCGAAAAATCCTTCTTTCAAAAGGATTGCCGTAGAGACGCTCGACTATGTCCTGCGTGAAATGACTTCAACCGAGGGAGGTTTCTTTTCAACACAAGATGCCGACAGCGAAGGAATAGAAGGTCATTTTTTTATCTGGTCTTTCGATGAAGTTAAAACGCTCCTTTCACCGGAAGAGAGTAAAGTTTTCTGCCGGTACTATGATATTACGCTTCAAGGAAACTTTGAAAAGAAAAATATACTCAACATCCCTCAGGAAATGGCCTTGGTTGCTCATGAAGCGTCACGTCCCGTTGAAGACGTTGAAATAATTATTCAAGACTGTAAGCTCAGACTCTTCAAGAAACGTGAAGAACGAATTAAGCCGTTTCGTGATGAGAAAATTCTGACCGGCTGGAACGGATTGATGATTTCTGCATTCATTAAAGGATACCGGGTAACCGAAGATCGCAGGTATCTCAGTGCGTCCGAAAAAGCCCTCGAATTTATTTTTACCCGCCTCCACCAGAATGAGTCGCTCTTCTCCTGTTATAAGGATAGCCGCGCAAAATTCGACGGATATCTTGATGACTATGCTTTCGTCACGGCGGCTCTCCTTGACCTTTATGAAATCTCCTTTGACCCGGCCCTTCTTAAAAGAACTGAACGCCTCGTGGACAAATTGCTGGCTGAATTCTGGGACCAAGAAAATGGAGGATTCTTCTTTACCGGCATTCGTCATGAACGTCTGATTGACAGGACAAAAAGCGGCCATGACCATTCCATCCCTTCGGGGAACAGCGTTTCCGCCAGAAATCTGATCCGGCTTTTTTATTTGACTGGAAACCGCAATTATCTCGACTGCGCTGATCGTTTATTCAAGATTTACGGCGGCCAGATGAAAGAAAATCCATTTGGATTTGGTTCCCTCCTCTCCGCATTGGATGACTTGAATCACAGTAGCCAGATTGTTCTGGTCGGAGAAACCAGAGAAGAATTGAAACCCTGGATTTTCCGGTTAAATCAGATTTATCTTCCGAACACCCTGGTCTGTCCGGTCATCGAAAAAGAGGAATCGCACCTGCCGATTGATATTGCCCGGGGGAAGAAAACTGTCGGCGGTAGAGTAACCGCCTATTTTTGCCGAAACTTCACTTGTTCGACTCCGATCTCCAATTGGGAAGAATTTGAAACGATGCTTTTTAACAAAAGAGCCCAAAAGGATAAACAGTAG
- a CDS encoding DUF4440 domain-containing protein, with protein sequence MYKGKAGETVKQLFEAINDWNVETALALYDPDAVMVVEIGKLAVGKEAIRNALESFIALKPTLKNINHEMIEAGEIALSCSEWKLSGTDSDGKTVEMGGKSSDILRRKSDGTWRIVVDNPWGEEIIH encoded by the coding sequence ATGTATAAAGGAAAGGCGGGGGAGACGGTTAAGCAACTATTTGAGGCCATTAATGACTGGAACGTAGAAACAGCTCTCGCGCTGTACGATCCGGATGCAGTCATGGTCGTTGAAATTGGAAAACTGGCAGTAGGTAAGGAAGCAATACGGAATGCGCTTGAATCCTTTATAGCTCTAAAGCCGACATTGAAAAATATAAACCATGAAATGATTGAAGCTGGAGAAATTGCACTTTCTTGCTCGGAGTGGAAACTGTCGGGAACGGATTCCGATGGGAAGACGGTGGAAATGGGCGGAAAGTCATCCGACATCCTTCGCAGGAAATCTGACGGGACATGGCGGATCGTGGTGGACAATCCTTGGGGAGAGGAAATTATCCATTAA
- a CDS encoding response regulator, which yields MPAQVLVVDQNPLVQTTIENCLNSQNCEVTSVRDALSGLDLAYKIKPDLMIADLRMEGLMVYSFCARVKQKPFLSHIPIFLLVQQSDVFDEARLRQSGVVGFIQKPVDPQRLKETLGSYLAQGTLASVPESPSIPGAQSRVSETTRTEMNGRAPYSENLAEEVQPVGTDNTLYDRTMADSKVTHSLIQPDETIKIDDLMDWAQPEVSPFSEVMSAVPLEDSSEATQFADATQVLDENLKESLYSPEDFSEVTQFADVTALTGNSNEKSQLSRSLRPEEERAEVRNPDPNQVRKSVTETREPTQSSSVNGKSAPPDMSLSKKPESVMQGDKIDISNAAEKIIEKIAWEVVPFLAEQAIKKEMIATMIEKVIWEVLPPIAEQSVKAAIKKMNEEADLSPS from the coding sequence ATGCCCGCTCAAGTTCTGGTCGTTGACCAAAACCCTCTTGTTCAAACTACGATAGAAAATTGTTTAAATTCCCAGAATTGTGAAGTTACTTCCGTCAGAGACGCACTTTCCGGGCTCGATCTGGCTTATAAAATTAAACCGGATTTGATGATTGCCGACCTTCGAATGGAAGGATTGATGGTTTACAGTTTCTGTGCCAGGGTTAAACAAAAACCATTCCTCTCCCATATCCCAATTTTTCTCCTCGTTCAACAAAGCGATGTCTTCGATGAAGCGAGGCTTCGTCAGTCCGGAGTTGTCGGGTTTATACAAAAACCGGTCGATCCGCAAAGACTGAAAGAAACCTTGGGTTCCTATCTCGCCCAGGGTACCCTGGCATCCGTTCCCGAATCCCCGTCCATTCCCGGTGCCCAGTCAAGGGTTTCCGAAACAACACGAACTGAAATGAATGGCCGGGCACCTTATTCCGAGAATCTGGCTGAAGAGGTTCAACCTGTCGGTACGGATAATACCCTTTACGATCGAACCATGGCAGATTCCAAAGTGACACATTCCCTGATACAACCCGATGAGACCATAAAGATCGATGACCTGATGGATTGGGCTCAACCTGAAGTTTCACCCTTTTCGGAAGTCATGTCGGCGGTTCCTCTTGAAGATTCTTCGGAGGCGACTCAGTTCGCGGACGCTACCCAGGTTTTGGATGAAAACCTGAAGGAATCTCTTTATTCTCCGGAAGATTTTTCAGAGGTAACTCAATTTGCGGATGTAACGGCATTAACTGGAAATTCGAATGAAAAGAGTCAGCTCTCCCGATCACTACGTCCGGAAGAAGAAAGAGCGGAAGTTAGAAATCCGGATCCGAATCAGGTGAGAAAGAGTGTCACAGAGACAAGAGAGCCCACCCAGAGCTCTTCCGTCAATGGAAAATCAGCTCCTCCCGATATGTCACTTTCAAAAAAGCCGGAATCCGTTATGCAAGGTGACAAAATAGACATATCAAATGCGGCAGAAAAAATAATTGAAAAGATTGCCTGGGAAGTCGTCCCTTTCCTCGCCGAGCAGGCGATCAAAAAAGAAATGATTGCTACGATGATTGAAAAGGTGATTTGGGAGGTTCTTCCCCCAATCGCAGAACAATCGGTCAAAGCGGCAATCAAAAAAATGAACGAAGAAGCTGATCTGTCTCCTTCCTAA
- a CDS encoding ATP-dependent Clp protease adaptor ClpS: MAKDPGVLFEEQVESEIRLDSPWNVILYNDDVHSFEEVILQVQKATGVTIERAIEITLEAHQKGRAICFSGPIEKCTRVANTLKEIRLHVEIDQPATL, translated from the coding sequence ATGGCGAAAGACCCCGGAGTTCTTTTTGAGGAACAGGTCGAATCTGAAATTCGTCTCGATTCTCCCTGGAATGTCATCCTCTATAACGATGACGTCCATTCCTTTGAGGAAGTCATTCTTCAAGTTCAAAAGGCAACCGGAGTGACCATAGAACGTGCTATCGAGATTACGCTGGAAGCCCATCAAAAAGGGAGAGCGATCTGTTTTTCGGGACCCATCGAGAAATGTACCCGCGTTGCCAATACACTCAAAGAGATCCGGCTTCATGTGGAAATAGATCAGCCTGCAACTCTGTAA
- a CDS encoding M24 family metallopeptidase has translation MLSHAIQPLRYSEKIAGIRSRLKDKKIDGLIIRGTDRFLSEYVPENESHRVWLSGFTGSTGDILLTLEKAFLFVDGRYYLQADQQVDPKLYEVIKVPLGVSLEKAIMQKLIALYSAGKHRVGYSPDQFSVDSLKRFHMGTEKISLEWIPLLPSPLEEIRTPEKERAGKIWKIDFSLSGCHTEQKLARLREFMSENKIHLWIVQALDEIAYLSNLRGDEIPFQATFKSIALVTPDRCYVALPKAKRAESLELKEITFIEMNRWEDILMASSKNGLVGFDSATTTEAIRLQLASRSIPYTTFSSPIVPMKANKTAEEFHHMLRSFQRADQVVHHAKNWLCKKVSTGEPVTEALFSARVEKLFKRSGAFSLSFHIISAAGSNAAVIHYSNPDPNRVIQNGEMVLLDTGAYYEGGYATDLTRTFLVGPAKQKATFEQKRIFTLVLKGAIAGMRAVFPKGTSGVALDALVRKPLWEAGYHYNHGTGHGVGINVHESPPRVSTQGDILEKGQIFSIEPGIYIPEFGGVRIENLCTVIDHPKFHDWLMVTPLTFSPFDERLIDAPLLTGDEKKWLKWYKSQFRLELASPPISFIET, from the coding sequence ATGCTATCCCATGCCATCCAGCCATTACGATATTCCGAAAAAATCGCCGGCATAAGAAGTCGTCTCAAAGATAAGAAAATCGATGGTCTCATCATTCGGGGGACGGATCGCTTTCTGAGCGAATATGTCCCTGAAAATGAAAGCCATCGCGTTTGGTTATCGGGGTTCACAGGAAGCACAGGTGACATCCTGCTGACTCTCGAAAAGGCATTTTTGTTTGTGGATGGGCGTTACTATCTTCAGGCGGACCAGCAAGTGGATCCCAAGTTATACGAAGTCATAAAAGTTCCTTTGGGAGTGTCCCTTGAAAAAGCGATCATGCAAAAACTCATCGCATTATATTCTGCCGGAAAACATCGGGTCGGATATTCACCTGATCAATTCAGCGTGGATTCTTTGAAACGATTTCACATGGGAACCGAAAAGATCTCATTAGAGTGGATCCCTCTTCTCCCCTCCCCCTTGGAGGAGATTCGCACACCCGAGAAAGAAAGAGCTGGAAAGATCTGGAAAATCGACTTCTCCCTGTCCGGATGTCATACGGAACAAAAGCTGGCTCGACTCAGAGAGTTCATGTCGGAAAATAAAATCCATCTCTGGATCGTCCAGGCGCTCGATGAGATTGCCTATCTTTCCAATCTCAGAGGCGATGAGATACCTTTTCAGGCGACTTTCAAGAGTATCGCGCTGGTTACTCCCGATCGGTGCTACGTTGCACTGCCCAAGGCTAAACGGGCGGAATCTCTTGAATTAAAGGAAATTACTTTCATAGAAATGAATCGATGGGAGGATATTTTAATGGCTTCCTCGAAGAATGGATTGGTCGGGTTCGACTCTGCAACCACGACGGAAGCGATAAGACTTCAACTGGCATCCAGATCGATCCCTTATACCACATTTTCCTCGCCGATCGTTCCGATGAAGGCCAATAAAACGGCCGAAGAATTTCATCACATGCTCCGTTCCTTTCAGCGAGCGGACCAGGTCGTTCATCACGCCAAAAATTGGCTCTGTAAGAAAGTGTCGACGGGAGAACCTGTCACCGAAGCACTTTTTTCAGCCAGGGTCGAAAAACTCTTTAAACGGTCGGGAGCCTTCTCGCTTTCGTTTCATATTATTAGCGCTGCCGGATCAAATGCTGCGGTCATCCATTACTCGAATCCCGATCCCAACAGGGTCATTCAAAACGGAGAAATGGTGCTGCTCGATACGGGGGCTTATTACGAAGGGGGATATGCGACTGACTTGACCCGCACTTTCCTTGTGGGACCTGCAAAACAAAAGGCGACCTTTGAACAAAAAAGAATCTTTACCCTTGTTCTAAAAGGGGCGATAGCAGGGATGCGGGCGGTATTTCCTAAAGGTACTTCTGGCGTTGCGCTAGACGCTCTGGTCAGGAAACCCCTGTGGGAGGCTGGATATCATTACAATCATGGCACAGGACATGGCGTTGGAATTAATGTCCATGAATCGCCCCCGCGAGTCAGCACCCAGGGAGACATTCTCGAAAAAGGCCAGATCTTTTCAATCGAACCGGGCATTTATATTCCAGAATTTGGCGGAGTTCGGATTGAGAATCTTTGCACCGTTATTGATCATCCGAAATTTCACGACTGGCTGATGGTCACCCCTCTTACGTTTTCTCCTTTTGACGAAAGGCTTATCGATGCCCCGTTGCTCACTGGCGACGAAAAAAAATGGCTCAAATGGTACAAAAGTCAATTTAGGCTCGAACTCGCCTCTCCTCCCATCTCCTTCATCGAAACCTAA
- a CDS encoding HEAT repeat domain-containing protein — translation MDEKLKTDSALDLRYLVNVLIELQLTIRKLLLYSLTHTSVPALLENLERHFNILFEFLDEMTLGVTRNEFIYKGSPISTSNPVIRQLANRMNQFELASITFIKGLTKNDIFHFLKFIIESGKTSPGRREDSVSRLHQDTQLIKVSLIRFKEVLKNSQETDPSVQQSDRRDGKGIWRDLVTNLMNDSIGKEQQSQPFEAEENANPGDLAELINHLCKSGDKDAKSYERTIVKYLNNQEDKQNLTSDERIQFNRELSTLLNRLEPEVRQQIFRISLEETEKEKGPLEEVLPFLSEPMLLEVFNQIHLSNQNISAPMVSLLNKFTELSANNPRLEDILDSKLGIEKNIFRELLTNKADRVYYPATYRSQLDQELVQAIEDTRVLPGTEVAAVEAVAVNYHLALIVLELLEGPVGIQSEYGGLIDLMDQLLKDGLGDKTYDVMQDCLLLIFDKLKSANSSENAFFEQKIKNFVSSEFLASLLQNLRANSNERLVRLFGYIKEIAGTDLIRILLDQLETEENMSVRKYLLQQIIQCGKPVIPQAVQRLKSPKWFVVRNMLVLLKDLKAKEVLPEIQRYFIEAKSSKVKLAALQTLEAIGKGSDFFYKSISMALHDQDSGTVRQAISMILSSKDSQAMEILKGVLQNLHQKKDALIILQMVRKSNAPELVPVLEKLRRGLRLRFWKGSHIRILLKSVNETIHELSRKGQDRA, via the coding sequence TTGGATGAAAAATTAAAAACGGATTCTGCGCTTGACCTTCGTTACCTTGTCAATGTCTTAATCGAACTTCAGTTGACCATCCGAAAGCTTCTACTTTATTCCCTGACGCACACCTCTGTTCCCGCTCTTTTGGAAAACCTTGAAAGACATTTTAATATTCTGTTTGAATTTTTAGATGAAATGACATTGGGAGTAACCCGGAATGAGTTTATATACAAAGGGAGTCCGATTTCCACTTCGAACCCTGTTATCCGTCAATTGGCAAATAGAATGAATCAGTTCGAACTTGCATCCATCACTTTTATCAAAGGACTGACAAAGAATGATATCTTCCATTTTCTAAAGTTTATTATTGAAAGTGGCAAGACTTCCCCTGGCAGGAGGGAAGATTCGGTTTCCAGACTTCATCAGGATACTCAACTGATCAAGGTTTCTTTAATCCGGTTCAAAGAGGTCCTGAAGAATTCTCAGGAAACCGATCCATCAGTTCAGCAAAGTGACAGGCGAGATGGAAAAGGAATATGGAGAGACCTCGTGACGAATCTCATGAATGATTCAATTGGAAAAGAACAGCAGAGCCAACCTTTCGAAGCTGAGGAAAACGCTAATCCGGGTGACCTGGCAGAGTTGATCAATCATCTCTGCAAATCGGGCGATAAAGACGCAAAAAGCTACGAACGGACTATTGTAAAATATCTCAACAATCAGGAAGACAAACAAAATCTCACTTCGGACGAACGGATTCAATTTAATCGTGAACTCTCTACTCTTTTGAACCGGCTGGAACCGGAAGTCAGACAACAGATATTCCGCATTTCACTGGAAGAGACAGAAAAAGAGAAAGGCCCGCTGGAAGAAGTATTACCTTTTCTTTCGGAGCCGATGTTATTGGAAGTATTTAATCAAATTCACCTTTCAAATCAGAATATTTCAGCTCCTATGGTAAGCCTCCTTAACAAATTTACTGAACTTTCGGCAAACAATCCCCGTCTTGAAGACATTCTTGATTCCAAATTGGGCATTGAAAAAAATATCTTTCGCGAACTTCTGACCAATAAGGCCGATCGGGTCTATTATCCCGCGACGTATCGATCTCAGCTTGATCAGGAGCTGGTTCAAGCGATAGAAGATACCCGAGTCCTTCCCGGAACGGAAGTCGCCGCTGTTGAAGCGGTTGCGGTAAATTACCATCTTGCCCTGATTGTTCTCGAGCTTCTCGAAGGTCCTGTAGGAATACAATCGGAGTATGGAGGCCTGATTGATCTTATGGATCAGCTCCTGAAAGATGGTCTTGGCGATAAAACTTATGATGTGATGCAGGATTGTCTTCTCCTTATTTTCGACAAACTCAAATCGGCCAATTCGTCGGAAAACGCATTTTTCGAGCAAAAGATCAAAAATTTTGTCAGTTCGGAATTTCTTGCCTCATTGCTTCAAAATCTTCGTGCGAATAGCAATGAAAGGCTCGTGAGGCTTTTTGGATATATCAAAGAAATTGCCGGAACAGATCTTATCCGGATCCTTTTAGATCAACTCGAAACAGAAGAAAATATGTCCGTACGCAAGTATTTATTGCAACAGATTATCCAGTGTGGAAAGCCTGTGATTCCCCAGGCTGTTCAGAGATTAAAGAGTCCCAAGTGGTTTGTCGTGAGAAACATGCTCGTCCTGCTGAAAGATCTTAAAGCAAAAGAGGTTTTGCCTGAAATTCAGCGGTATTTTATTGAAGCTAAATCTTCCAAGGTGAAATTGGCGGCTCTTCAGACCCTCGAAGCGATCGGGAAAGGAAGCGATTTTTTTTATAAAAGCATTTCAATGGCCTTGCACGATCAAGATTCGGGGACAGTGCGCCAGGCGATTAGCATGATTCTTTCAAGCAAGGACTCCCAGGCGATGGAAATTCTAAAAGGAGTATTGCAAAATTTACACCAAAAAAAGGACGCCCTGATTATTTTGCAAATGGTCAGGAAATCAAATGCTCCCGAACTCGTCCCGGTTCTTGAAAAACTCCGTCGGGGCCTGAGATTGCGGTTCTGGAAAGGAAGCCATATTCGGATATTGCTTAAGAGTGTCAATGAAACAATCCACGAGCTTTCAAGGAAAGGGCAAGACCGTGCCTGA
- a CDS encoding sodium:proton antiporter, producing MESPGTLAALHVLGISAIILAIGILSSKLAGWIKVPDVVVLLLAGVFVGPPGLNWVDVPVEGSINQIILIFGASYILFEGGSSLSLKVIKKVWLTITLLAIPGVLITAAVAGIAAYWIIGMPLVPAFLLAAVIASTDPATLVPVFKQIKIKERVAQTVISESAFNDATGAILTFTILGLATTGQASLGKSLINFFQMAGGGILAGMFFGFAAAFVIAHTRYRFLMEYAPLVTVIAVVSAYLIADKFGTSGFMAVFVVGMIIGNLDAYVIGSILGNPEPHRFKMDQEHAHLTHHFIGLVATISRMFIFIFLGTHVNLSLLQKYLWSGIAVVTIFMLIARPLAVLCCTLPDRKAQWQWREIIFMFWTRETGVIPAALSGILIGTGVAYADVIASITFMAVLSTILIQASSTKWVARKLDLLEE from the coding sequence ATGGAAAGTCCTGGAACGTTAGCCGCCCTGCATGTGTTAGGCATTTCCGCAATCATTTTGGCGATAGGAATACTCTCTTCTAAACTCGCTGGCTGGATTAAAGTGCCGGATGTAGTCGTCTTGCTCCTGGCCGGCGTTTTCGTCGGACCCCCCGGTTTAAATTGGGTGGATGTGCCAGTTGAAGGATCCATAAACCAGATTATCTTAATATTTGGAGCCTCGTATATCCTTTTTGAGGGAGGATCAAGTCTCTCCCTCAAGGTCATAAAAAAGGTCTGGCTTACCATCACACTATTGGCAATCCCGGGTGTTCTGATTACAGCGGCGGTAGCCGGGATAGCCGCTTACTGGATTATTGGAATGCCACTTGTACCTGCTTTTTTGCTGGCTGCAGTGATTGCTTCAACCGATCCCGCAACGCTTGTTCCTGTATTTAAGCAGATCAAAATCAAGGAACGTGTGGCTCAGACTGTAATAAGCGAATCCGCATTTAATGATGCCACTGGGGCAATTCTAACTTTTACAATTCTCGGTTTGGCGACAACTGGACAGGCTTCTCTTGGAAAAAGTCTCATAAATTTTTTCCAGATGGCAGGCGGAGGAATCCTGGCAGGCATGTTTTTTGGATTTGCGGCAGCTTTTGTGATTGCTCATACGCGATACCGATTTTTGATGGAATATGCGCCTTTGGTCACAGTTATCGCTGTCGTTAGCGCTTATCTGATTGCTGACAAGTTCGGAACAAGCGGCTTCATGGCAGTTTTTGTCGTCGGAATGATTATCGGAAATCTGGACGCTTATGTCATTGGCTCTATTTTGGGAAATCCTGAACCGCACCGGTTTAAAATGGATCAAGAACACGCACACCTCACCCACCATTTTATTGGCCTGGTCGCCACGATCAGTCGGATGTTTATATTCATTTTCCTGGGAACCCACGTCAACCTTTCCCTTCTTCAGAAGTATTTGTGGTCTGGTATTGCCGTGGTAACCATATTCATGCTGATTGCCAGGCCGCTGGCGGTTTTATGTTGTACATTGCCGGACCGCAAAGCGCAATGGCAATGGAGGGAAATTATCTTCATGTTCTGGACCCGGGAAACCGGAGTTATTCCGGCAGCTCTTTCAGGAATATTAATCGGTACCGGTGTGGCCTATGCAGATGTGATTGCCAGCATCACTTTTATGGCGGTTCTCTCCACAATCCTGATTCAGGCCAGTAGTACGAAATGGGTCGCTCGAAAGCTTGATTTACTGGAAGAATAA
- a CDS encoding HD domain-containing protein, producing MPDMESQHPGDRKTPANAGNLSHLEEMNPISPEELFLRALSRLISDRDLYPQKHPQIIADASALKTKLFPLFEKDSERVFVFIEDQIFINDRMLSNAGNMPDILKIFRDRKIDALILRRGVSWEEFEIFLNSFLLLKDEGASKSDFASPNIETKELTSGKGAIGKDQTESSSLIQNWSASAEKVKGVLKKERFRDEARMVQDIYMDWNTAQKALGNLVVKIMTVLEKGLFQNQKSFIPLADLKAFDEYTYVHAINLAILTMAQAESMNFPKDVVHAFGIGALLHDVGKTQVPLHILNKQGQLTPEEFDEIKKHPVRGAFILLKYPEIPRLATIIAYEHHLKYDGTGYPLITQKRTPHISSRIAAISDQFDALRSNRSYRDALPPEKILEIMNESRGTGLDPVLLDHFMSLLKSRKVV from the coding sequence GTGCCTGATATGGAATCTCAACATCCGGGCGACCGGAAGACTCCGGCAAACGCCGGCAATCTGTCCCACCTTGAAGAAATGAATCCAATTTCCCCAGAGGAATTGTTTCTCAGAGCTCTATCCAGACTCATTTCAGACCGGGATCTATATCCCCAGAAACATCCCCAGATCATTGCTGACGCTTCAGCACTAAAAACCAAGCTCTTTCCTCTATTTGAAAAGGATTCCGAGCGGGTATTTGTCTTTATTGAAGATCAAATATTTATTAATGATCGTATGTTGAGCAATGCCGGCAATATGCCGGACATACTGAAGATTTTTCGTGATCGAAAAATCGACGCTTTAATTCTGCGAAGGGGAGTTTCCTGGGAAGAGTTTGAAATATTTTTGAACAGTTTCCTCCTTTTAAAGGATGAGGGGGCTTCAAAGTCGGATTTCGCGTCCCCGAATATCGAGACCAAAGAATTAACCTCTGGGAAAGGGGCGATAGGAAAAGATCAGACGGAATCATCCTCCCTCATTCAGAATTGGAGCGCATCGGCTGAGAAGGTGAAAGGCGTTTTAAAAAAAGAGCGATTCCGTGATGAAGCAAGGATGGTCCAGGATATTTATATGGATTGGAATACAGCCCAAAAGGCACTGGGCAATCTTGTCGTTAAAATCATGACTGTTTTGGAAAAGGGACTGTTTCAAAATCAAAAATCTTTTATACCGTTGGCAGATCTGAAAGCGTTTGATGAATACACATACGTCCACGCGATTAATCTTGCCATTTTGACGATGGCACAGGCCGAATCAATGAATTTTCCAAAGGACGTCGTCCATGCCTTTGGAATTGGAGCGCTTCTTCACGATGTAGGAAAAACTCAGGTGCCGCTTCACATCTTAAATAAACAAGGTCAATTAACTCCAGAAGAATTCGATGAGATCAAGAAACATCCGGTCCGTGGCGCATTTATATTGTTGAAGTATCCAGAAATTCCTAGGCTTGCTACCATCATCGCTTACGAACATCATCTGAAGTATGATGGCACGGGTTATCCCCTGATTACTCAGAAAAGGACCCCACATATTTCTAGCCGAATCGCGGCGATCTCAGATCAATTTGACGCACTGCGAAGCAACCGCTCCTACCGTGACGCCCTACCTCCGGAAAAAATTCTCGAAATTATGAATGAAAGCCGGGGTACGGGTCTGGATCCCGTCCTCCTGGACCATTTCATGTCTCTCCTGAAATCGAGAAAAGTCGTTTAA